AGGTCGGGATCGCGACCACCGCGGCGACGTCGGGGTGCATCGTCAGCGGCGCGAACGCCCACCCATCGCCGCGCGGCACGCCGAGCACCGCGCCGCCGAGCAGCATGGGGGCGACGTTGTCGGGATGGCCTTCCTCCGTGGCGCCGAGCATCGCGACGCGCGTCGCGCCCAGGCCGAGGCCGAGCAGCGCGTCGGCCAGCAGCGCGCCCGCCACCAGCGCCGCCGCCGACGAGCCGAGGCCGCGCGCGACGGGGATGTCCGACGTCGCGGTGATGGACAGACCGCGGGGCATCGCGCGGCCCGCCGCCTCGCACGCCAGCGCGACGCCGCGCACCAGCAGGTCGTCGTCGGCCGGCGCGTCGCCCAGCGCGGCGAGCGCGCCGCCGCGCGTCAGCACCGGCGTGGCGGCGTCGCCCTCCAGCCACGCCTCGGCCGCCAGCCAGCGATCGAGCGCGATGCCCACGCAGTCGAAGCCCGCG
This is a stretch of genomic DNA from Roseisolibacter agri. It encodes these proteins:
- the thrB gene encoding homoserine kinase, producing the protein MPQPTPRAHVRVPCSTSNLGAGFDCVGIALDRWLAAEAWLEGDAATPVLTRGGALAALGDAPADDDLLVRGVALACEAAGRAMPRGLSITATSDIPVARGLGSSAAALVAGALLADALLGLGLGATRVAMLGATEEGHPDNVAPMLLGGAVLGVPRGDGWAFAPLTMHPDVAAVVAIPTFQTSTRAMRAALPPEVPHRIAVQAAGKSAALVRGLADADAALLAHALDDVLHVPFRRALIPGYDAVVDAARGAGAWGATLSGAGSSLIALAPRDAVERVGAAMRDAWAAHGIESEAWPAPVAGGATTSAG